In Eupeodes corollae chromosome 3, idEupCoro1.1, whole genome shotgun sequence, a single genomic region encodes these proteins:
- the LOC129950312 gene encoding transcription factor Jra, with protein MKTPAKSVAAVNTANTTINNNNNTQGGGNNNNNLSNPTNNMDASFYDDKQQQQQQQTQQQFAAPAGNASKRPISLDLNTSKSNPAKKQRMSEVVPTPMLLEQLATPDLEKILMPINLLNDLTPLAFSSKVTSEQEGFAKGFVEALKSLQNNDNNNSHTNGMSGGSFTYTNLDDSYPVAIKDEPQNPPASPPQLTPIDLENQEKIKLERKRQRNRVAASKCRKRKLERISKLEEKVKELKGENADLALVLKNLKDHVFQLKQQVIDHINAGCNIALYNGATLLQSK; from the exons atgaaaacacctGCAAAATCTGTTGCTGCAGTAAATACTGCAAATACCACAatcaataataacaataacacaCAAGGAGGTggtaataataacaacaatttgaGTAATCCGACCAACAATATGGATGCTTCGTTTTATGATgataaacaacaacagcaacaacaacaaactcaACAGCAGTTCGCCGCACCCGCAGGCAATGCTTCAAAGAGACCAATATCGCTGGATCTAAACACATCGAAGAGTAATCCTGCCAAGAAACAACGGATGAGTGAAGTTGTTCCAACTCCTATGCTCCTGGAACAGCTGGCAACGCCTGATTTGGAAAAGATCCTAATGCCAATTAATTTACTTAATGATCTTACACCACTAGCATTTTCTTCCaag gtgacATCTGAACAAGAAGGTTTTGCCAAGGGATTTGTTGAAGCACTTAAAAGTCTCCAAAATAACGACAACAATAATTCTCACACAAATGGAATGAGTGGCGGTTCATTTACATACACAAATTTgg ATGACTCATATCCAGTTGCTATTAAAGACGAACCACAAAATCCACCAGCCTCACCACCCCAATTAACTCCAATTGATTtggaaaatcaagaaaaaatcaaactaGAACGCAAGAGACAACGGAATCGTGTAGCAGCATCAAAGTGTCGCAAGCGTAAACTGGAACGCATTTCAAAACTCGAAGAGAAAGTTAAAGAACTCAAAGGAGAAAATGCTGACCTTGCGCTCGTTTTAAAGAATCTCAAAGATCATGTATTCCAATTAAAACAACAAGTTATCGATCACATCAATGCTGGTTGCAATATTGCATTATATAATGGCGCTACCCTTTTGCAAAGCAAATAA
- the LOC129950311 gene encoding uncharacterized protein LOC129950311 codes for MFVCVSPHTTNTTTNIHFGTIVQERRMSKREAQVVALMAIYLCEKNKNKTKNNKRLWMKDWLQKRYIRSHVNLLRELEVTSHEDLKNFLRMEAKTYRELLYKVTPLIIKKDTVMRDAITPDERLSATLRFLATGQSYEDLKFLTNISAQCLGKIIIETCEAIISELKDFIKMPNNAQEWKEVASDFENKWNFNHCIGALDGKHVNIVKPTKSGSYYFNYKKQFSIVMMALVNANYEFLGIEVGINGRASDSGVFGQSQLKYNYDEGLLNLPEPEKLPLSDDVLPYVIVGDDAFPLLENLMKPYSRHHLTKQERIFNYRLSRARRIVENAFGILANRFRVLHTTINLAPDKAAIITLACCYLHNFLIKKNLCYLNKYEYNETNCSTDDKSAILTDLQPINSGNITVNAANIRHKFCSYFNTIGSVDWQDKYV; via the exons ATGTTCGTTTGCGTTAGCCCACACACGACAAACACAACGACGAACATTCATTTCGGGACGATTGTTCAAGAGAGAAGGATGTCTAAAAGAGAAGCGCAAGTAGTTGCCCTTATGGCAATTTAtttatgtgaaaaaaataaaaacaaaacaaaaaacaataaaaggttGTGGATGAAAGACTGGcttcaaaaacgttatattCGTTCTCATGTTAATTTATTGAGAGAACTGGAGGTAACATCAcacgaagatttaaaaaattttttgaGAATGGAAGCCAAAACGTATAGAGAGCTTCTTTACAAAGTTACacctttaataattaaaaaagatactGTTATGAGAGATGCCATAACGCCTGATGAAAGGTTATCTGCAACTTTGCGATTCCTCGCCACTGGACAAAGCTACGAAGATCTCAAATTTCTAACAAATATTTCCGCACAATGCCtgggaaaaataataattgaaacgTGTGAAGCAATTATTTCggaattaaaagattttattaag atgcCAAATAATGCACAGGAGTGGAAGGAAGTTGCGagcgattttgaaaataaatggaattttaaCCATTGCATTGGTGCTCTGGATGGGAAACACGTGAACATAGTTAAACCAACTAAATCTGGGTCTTACtacttcaattataaaaaacaatttagcaTTGTCATGATGGCGCTGGTGAACgcaaattatgaatttttgggAATAGAGGTTGGTATTAATGGACGAGCTTCTGATTCTGGTGTATTTGGACAGTCACAATTGAAATACAATTACGATGAAGGTCTTCTCAACCTGCCTGAACCAGAAAAACTTCCATTATCTGACGATGTGCTTCCTTATGTCATAGTTGGAGATGATGCGTTTCCTCTTTTGGAAAACCTTATGAAGCCATACAGTCGACATCATTTAACAAAACAGGAGCGAATTTTCAACTATAGGTTGTCTCGAGCACGTCGAATAGTGGAAAATGCATTTGGAATATTGGCTAACCGTTTCCGAGTTCTACACACAACAATTAATTTAGCTCCTGACAAAGCTGCTATAATAACACTTGCATGCtgttatttacataattttttgataaaaaaaaatttgtgttacttgaataaatatgaatataatgAAACTAATTGTTCAACTGATGATAAAAGTGCTATTTTAACAGATTTGCAGCCAATAAATAGTGGCAATATAACCGTAAACGCAGCTAATATTCGccacaaattttgttcttattttaacaCTATTGGAAGTGTAGATTGGCaagataaatatgtataa